In Polyangium spumosum, the genomic stretch CGCCCGTGCGCTCGAAGGCGAAGACATTCGCGTCCGGATCGTTCGGGCCCGTGCGGTCGCTCGCCCAGAGGATCTGGAGGTCCCCCTTGCTCAGGGCGGGGTATTTGCGCCGGATGTCCGAGAGGCGTCGAATCCACCGGAACGTGGGCGCGTTCGTGTCGTACCCCGAGATCCAGAGGTCCTCGCGGTTGCCCGGATCGTTGCCGCCCTGGAAATCCTGCTCGGTGCCGTAATACACGCACGGGATGCCCTCCTCGGTAAAGAGGAAGAGCAACGCGTTGTGCAGCATCTTCTGGCGCGTCTCGAACGGCAGCGGCGCGCCGAAGATCGGGTCCTCGGGGTACATGCCCGCGCCCGTGAAGAGGAAACGCGGCACGTCGTGGTTGTCGAGGAAGTTCACGAGCAGCTTCTGCGGCGAGATGCCCTGGCCCGCCGCGTTCACCGCGCCGCCCGCGGCCGGCGTCGCGCCGTAATTGACGGCCCGGTCGGCCCAGAGCTTCTGGATGTTCGAGGTGGGCCCGCGGTACCGGAAGACGTCGCGGACGACCTGGAATTGCTGCGGGAAGTAAAACACGCTGTCGAGCATGTCCGGCGTCAGCGGGACGCCGTCGGTCACGCACGTGTTGTCCTTCGCGAGCTCCTCGGCCGGCGGCGGGGCGTCATTGCCGTTCTTCGTGAACGAGCCGACGAGCGGATCACGGCCGTCGAAGGCCTCGCCGAACATGAAGAAGTTCGTCTTGCCCTTCGCCGCGAGGCGCTGCCGGACCTTCTGCGTGAAATGGCGCCAGAAGCCGTTCTCGACGTGCTTGACCGTGTCGATGCGGAAGCCGTCGATGTCCGTGAGCTCGATCCAGCGCGTGTACGCGTCGACCATCGCGTCGCGGATCGGGCAGAGCTCGGTGTTGACGTCCTTCAAGCCGCCCGGGAAATCACCACGCAGGAGCTGGTCGGGGTCGTCGAAATTGTAGGTGCGGCCCTTGCGGTTGTAGGCGAGGGGGTTCTGCAGGATCTCCGGCAGCGGCGGCATGTGGTTCGACGCCGGGTCGTGCGCGAAGATGATCGGCGCGAGGCCCGACTCGCCGAGCGAGGTCTCCGCTTGCACGCCGCGGACGTCGTACGTCGGGTCGTATTCGTTCTCCTTGAAGACGTCCGGCGTCCCCGGGACGGACTGGTTCAGCGGGTCGTCCGCCTGGCCATTGCCGTTGATGTCGTAGAAGAAGAGCTGGCCCATGTGGTTCGTCACGATGTCGAGGATCACCTTCATGTTCCTCGCGTGGGCCGCCTTGACGAGGCTCTGCAGAGCCTCGAGATCGCCGAACTGCGGGGCCGGCTGGGTGAGGTCCTGCGCCCAGTAGCCGTGGTAGGCGTCGAAGCCGGCGTCCGTGTAGACGTTCTTCACGACCGGCGAGATCCAGAGCGTCGTGACGCCGAGCTCGTCGAGGTAATCGAGGCGATCCTCGAGGCCCTTCCAGTCGCCGCCGTGCCATTTGCCGGGCGCCGAGGGGAAAATCGAATAGTTGTTCCCCCAGTCGCCGTCGGCGAACCGGTCGACGAGGACCTGGTAGATGATCTCCTCGCGCCAGTCGACGACGTTCGTCGCGAGCTCGACCTCGGGCGGATCCGAGAACTCCATGCAGCCCGTCGCTCCGAGCGCGGAGACGACGAGGCCGAGGATCACGGCCGATGAACGCGACGGGTTCATGAGGCTCCTTCGATTCGCTTTCATGTCATCCACCGTAGGTCGTCTGCGCGTTGAACCACCACTCGACCCCGACGCCGAAGAAATGCTCCCATTCCCTCAGGCTGTAGACGTCGTCCTTCGCATACATCGAGCGCGCCCCCTCGTCGCGGTGCGTGAGGAGGTAGATGAGCCGGAGCTGCGGGCGGCTGTAGCTGCCCTTGCCCGCGGGGCTCAAGAACGGGACGAGGCCGATGCGGAAGAGGCCGCCCATGACCGGATCGGCCGAGGGCGGCGCGATGGTTTGTCCCGGCGGCGTGGCCGCCTGCGAGCGCACGCCGCGCTGCTGCGCCTGATAGGAGATCTCGGTCGCGATGCCGCCCCACTCGGAGAGGAAGAGATGGGGGCGCGCGAGGAAGATGCCCTCGTCGACGTCGTGGTAATCGAGGCCCGGGCTCGCGTTGCGGAAGCTCCGGAAATACCCGGCCGTCATGAGCCCGAGCGGGCCCGTCTCCCAGTTGCCGGAGAGCGTCACCCATAGCTCACGCGCGCCCGACGAGGTGCGGTCGGGCGCGAGCTGGAAGGGCGAGCCGAACTCGCCGTACGCCGCGGCGCCGCCCGCATAACGGAGGAAGAGGTTCACGTGCGAGGCGTCGCGCCCCGTGAACGCGCCGAGCTGCGCGCCCACGACGAACCCCATATCGTCGGGCATGGTCTCGAACGTGCCGCGCACCTCGGTCTCGCGCTGGCCGGAGGGGATGTCGTGGAGCTCGCCGTAGAGGACCGCCTTGACGCCGGCCGTCTCGCCGACCTTCACGATATGGCTCGCCTTGAGGCTCGTGATGAACTTCTGCCGGTCGAGGACGTTGACGTCCGTCGCGCCGACCTGGTTCAAGGCCGGCGTGCGCGCCACGGTCTGGCTGAAGAAACCCGTGCGCGGCTGGTTCAGGCCGGCGTGCCAGGCGAGGAAGGTGCGGCCATTCGCGAAATCGTAGCGGAGGCCGCCGCCCATCGTGTTGAGGTTGTCGAGGGGCCAGTAATCGATGAGGTACGCGTCGTCGCCGCGGTACATGCGCGAGCCGACCCAGGCCGAGAGGCCCTTCGTGCCGATGTTGTTCGCCTGCAAGAACAGGTTCCGCACGGCCATGCGGATCGTGAAATCCGCATTGTAATGAAAGAGCGGCGCCGAGGTGCCGAGCGTGATCACGGCGCGCGTCGTCGTGCCCGTGGCTTTCCAGTAATCCTGGCGCTGGATGTCGATCTCGAAGTACGGCGATTCGTCGAGGCGCGAGCCGCGCGCCACGATGTCGGCGTCGCGGCCGGGGCGCTTGCGGAAATCGCTCGCCGCGCCGACGCGGCCGTACGTGCCCAGGAAAAACCCGGACTCCGGCGGCGGCGCCGCGGCCTTGTCAGCCTCGGCCTGCGCTTTCGGGGCCTCCGCTTTCGCCTGCTCGGCCGGCTTCACGTCGCCCGCGTCGGGGCGTTTCTCGGCCCCGCCGTCATTCGCAGGCGCAGGCGCAGGCGCAGGCGGCGGCTCGGCCTGTTTGGCCGCTTCGTCGGGGGGGGCCGGCGGCGGCGCGCCTTCGGTCGCGGGGGCCTCTGGGTCGGCGGTGGGCTCGGTTTGTGCTGCCGCGAGAGACGGGGAGGCACAGAGCGCCGCGGCGAGGAGGGCCGAGGGGACGCCGTGAACACGGCTCCTCCGCAGCCCGAATTCGGTTCCGGGTCGTCGCACGTCGGGCACGGTACACCAAGGTGCGGCCCCGCGTGAAGATTGCATCCGAGAGGAGCACGAGACGCGCCGAGGCGCGGTCAAACCCGGACCTTCCGCGGCAGCAAGCCGCGAACCCAGCCGAGCATACGGGGGAGGCCCTCGAATGCGAGGGCGATCACGATGCCGTCGTAGGGCACGCGATACCGTACGTCGCCGAAGTAAAGCATGGCCACGAGGGCGAGCGCGACGAGGTGCGCCGAGAGCAACGCGTGCCGCGCGAGGTGCGTCCGGAAGGACGCGGCGAAGGCCACGAGCATCGGCGGCAGGAGCAGGACGTTGTGCAGATCGAGCGCTCGCCGCATGGGGCGTCGGAACGCTTCGGTGCCCGAGTCGGGCCAGGCGATATTGAAGCCCCAGAGCATCACCACGTGGGAGATCGCGTATCGGGCCTGCCGGAGGGGCCCCGTCTTCGCGACGCACCGCCGCGCGAGGGCCTCGAAAGGCTCCGGGTTCCACATCGTGCCGCGGACCGAGAGCCTCCTGCCGAACGCGGGATCGAGCCGAACGAAGGCGTCCGGATCTTTCTTGTCGCGCTTGTCGAGGTACCCCATGGGCGGCGGCAAGAACGAGGCGTAGTAGCCGCGCGAGCGCGCCTCGATGTCGACGGCGTGGCAGCGGCCGAAGGCGAAATTGAGCGGGCCGTTGGCCGAGACGAGGCCGAGCCTGTCCGTGTGGTAGTGAAAACGCGCGGCGGAGACGGCGAGCACGAGGGCGACGGGCACGAGCGCGCGCGCGAGGTGCGAGGGGCGGACACGAGGCAAGGCGCGGCGGCGCGCGAGCCAGACGAGGAAGAGCAAGGGGAGCGAGAGCAGGATCTGCGGGCGGAAGGTGGCGCCGAGCGCGACGGAGAGGCCGAAAAAAAAGGCGTCGCGCCCCCGGCCCGTATCGGCGAGGCGAAGCGAAAACAGGGCCGCGGCCGTGACGCAGACCGTGAACGGCAGCTCGCTCAGGTAGTAGCCGCCGAGCGAGATCCACGGGTAATAGAAACAAGCGACGAGGGCCGCCGCCCGGGGCGCGATCCGGCCGCGGCCGAGCTGCTCGGAGAGGAGCGAGACGAGCGGCACGAGCGAGGCGCCGAGCGCCGCGAGGACGACGGCGAGCGCGGCATGGTTTTCCCGGCCAAACAACACGCGGACGAGGCCGAAGAGGGCGTGGGTGCCGTACGGGAAGAAGGCGGCCGAGGGATCCTTGCGGAGGGGCGCGTCGAGCAGGGCCGTGGAGCGCTCGAAGTAGCCGGCCATGTCGGAGTAGATGTGATCGGCAGGCGGGTGGACCACGAGGTTCCACACGAGCCGGAGCGCGAGCGCGAGGAGCGTGACGGCGACGAGGAACGTGCGGCGGCGAGGGAGCCGGCGCGATGGATGGGTGGTCATCGACGCGAGGCGCGGAAGGCTTCGGCGAAGCGCGCCGCGAGGTCGCGGTCGATCGGCGCGCCGGCGCGCCCGCCCGCGCGCAGCGCCGAGCCGACGATGATGCCGTGGGCTCTTCGGACCGCCGCGAGGTTCTCGGTGGTGACGCCGCTCGCGACGAAGACGGGGACGGAGACGGCGCGGAGGACGGTGTCGAGATCGGCCTCGGAGGCCGCGCGGCCGGTGCCGCTGCCGGTGACGAGCAACGCGTCGGCGAGGCCGCGCTCGGCGAGGTCGTGCGCCTCCTCTTCGATGGGCCGCGGCGCGAGGGGCGCGGAGTGCTTGACGTCGACGTCGCAGAAGATGCGGATGTGATCGGCCGAGAGCGCGCGGCGCGCGCGGAGCGTCTGGTGCGCGGCGCCCTGGACGAGGCCTTGATCGGTGACACGCGCGCCGGTGTGCACGTTGACGCGGATCATGTCGGCGTGGGCGGCGACGGCCACGGCGAGCGCGGCGTCCGCGTCGTTGCGCAGGATGTTCACGCCGAGGAAGACGCCCTTCGCGCCTTCCCGCGCGGCGCGCGCGCACGCCGTCATGCACGCGATCGTGATCGGCGGGACGGGGCCGGGGAAGAAGGGCGCGTCGCCGAAGTTCTCGATGACGACGCCGTCGTAGCTGGCGGCCACGAGGAGCGCGGCTTCCTGAAAGGCGCGCTCCTCGGCGGGCCCGAGATCCCCGTCGGATCGAGGGCTGCCGGGCAGGGGCGGGAGGTGGATGACGCCGAGGAGGCTGGGGAGGACGCGGGTCACGCGGGGACCTCTATCACGACGCTCCCGCGGCGCGCTTCTTCGCGGTGAACTGGTTGTAGGTCATGCGGATCGTCTCCTTCTGACCGCGGTTCAGGTAGGGATCACCGTCGAGCGTCGCGAGGAAATCGCCGCCGCCGCTCGCCGCTGCGGGCGGGGGCGGGGGCGTCTTCGTGGCCTCTTCGCGGGCCTTCGCGAGCTCGGCTTCGAGGGCCACGGCCTTCGCCTGCGACGCCTTGATCGCCGCGTCACGCTCGCGCAGCTTCGCCTCGATCTCCGCGTGTTGCTTCTGCGCGGCCTCGGCCTCGGCCGCCTTCGCCGCGCGCAGGCCCTTCGCCTCCTCGCGCGTGGTCTCCTCCATGGCGCGGGCCGCGTCTCGCTCGAGCACGAGCCGCGCGACGTCGGCCTCCATCGCCTCGAGCTTGCGCTTCGCCTCCGCGAGCTCCTCGGCCTGTTCTTTCGCGGCCTCGGCCTGTTCTTTCGCGGCCTCGGCCTCTTTCTTCGTGGCCTCGATCTGTTCCTTCGCGGCCTCGACCTCCTTCTCGGCGGCGGCGCGCTGGGACTTCTGGTGGATGAGCTCGCTCGTGGCGCGCTCGCGATCCTTGCGCTCGTCGGCGAGCTGGCGCTGCGCGATCTTGAGGCGCGCGACCGTTTGTCGCCGGAGGAGCGAGAGCATCACGCAGAGGCCGAGGGCGATGATGGTGAGCCAGTAGAGCGTGGACTGCGGCATCGAGCTTTGGGGCCTACGGTAACGGAAACGGCGCTTCGTTTCACCTCTCCCGCAGGGATCCGGCCTCCTCGATCCTGTGGGAAAAATTTTGGAGACGGACTAGGCTCCGCCGCCATGTGGTGGCTGTGGATCGTCGCGCCGATCGCCGCGGGGCTCATCTTCGTGCTCACGGGGCAGGTGGACAGGCGGGCTCTGTCGGCAATCGAGGCCTGGCGCTCGGCGCTCGGCGCGCGGCGCGCGGGGCAGGGCAAGGCCGGGGCGAAGGCGGGCGCGAAGAAGAAGAAGGGCAAGGACACGCGCCCGAAGCGGATCGGGGGCCTCGCGTCCGATCTCGCCCGGGCGGCGGAGCTCGCGGGCGGCGGGAAGTTGCTCGGCGATTACGAGCTCGCGCCGAAGGTGGCCTTCGCGCGGTTCGTCCAGGGAGATCTCGCGGGCAGCAGCGATCATCAGACGGTGATCGCGCGCCTGGAGGAGCCCGGCCCCACGTTCACCGCGCGCCCGCTGCCCTTCGTCGACGGCAAGCTCGCGCCGAACACGGGCATCGAGTTCCGCAAGCA encodes the following:
- a CDS encoding BtpA/SgcQ family protein, with protein sequence MTRVLPSLLGVIHLPPLPGSPRSDGDLGPAEERAFQEAALLVAASYDGVVIENFGDAPFFPGPVPPITIACMTACARAAREGAKGVFLGVNILRNDADAALAVAVAAHADMIRVNVHTGARVTDQGLVQGAAHQTLRARRALSADHIRIFCDVDVKHSAPLAPRPIEEEAHDLAERGLADALLVTGSGTGRAASEADLDTVLRAVSVPVFVASGVTTENLAAVRRAHGIIVGSALRAGGRAGAPIDRDLAARFAEAFRASRR
- a CDS encoding alpha-amylase family glycosyl hydrolase, producing MKANRRSLMNPSRSSAVILGLVVSALGATGCMEFSDPPEVELATNVVDWREEIIYQVLVDRFADGDWGNNYSIFPSAPGKWHGGDWKGLEDRLDYLDELGVTTLWISPVVKNVYTDAGFDAYHGYWAQDLTQPAPQFGDLEALQSLVKAAHARNMKVILDIVTNHMGQLFFYDINGNGQADDPLNQSVPGTPDVFKENEYDPTYDVRGVQAETSLGESGLAPIIFAHDPASNHMPPLPEILQNPLAYNRKGRTYNFDDPDQLLRGDFPGGLKDVNTELCPIRDAMVDAYTRWIELTDIDGFRIDTVKHVENGFWRHFTQKVRQRLAAKGKTNFFMFGEAFDGRDPLVGSFTKNGNDAPPPAEELAKDNTCVTDGVPLTPDMLDSVFYFPQQFQVVRDVFRYRGPTSNIQKLWADRAVNYGATPAAGGAVNAAGQGISPQKLLVNFLDNHDVPRFLFTGAGMYPEDPIFGAPLPFETRQKMLHNALLFLFTEEGIPCVYYGTEQDFQGGNDPGNREDLWISGYDTNAPTFRWIRRLSDIRRKYPALSKGDLQILWASDRTGPNDPDANVFAFERTGGDAGDSYAIVVINANIEKDGSPAFGGQAMQVGAAPGTVLVDVLDDGGQTHTVGPDGRLSITLPPSSGAVLVPESQR
- a CDS encoding carbohydrate porin, giving the protein MRRPGTEFGLRRSRVHGVPSALLAAALCASPSLAAAQTEPTADPEAPATEGAPPPAPPDEAAKQAEPPPAPAPAPANDGGAEKRPDAGDVKPAEQAKAEAPKAQAEADKAAAPPPESGFFLGTYGRVGAASDFRKRPGRDADIVARGSRLDESPYFEIDIQRQDYWKATGTTTRAVITLGTSAPLFHYNADFTIRMAVRNLFLQANNIGTKGLSAWVGSRMYRGDDAYLIDYWPLDNLNTMGGGLRYDFANGRTFLAWHAGLNQPRTGFFSQTVARTPALNQVGATDVNVLDRQKFITSLKASHIVKVGETAGVKAVLYGELHDIPSGQRETEVRGTFETMPDDMGFVVGAQLGAFTGRDASHVNLFLRYAGGAAAYGEFGSPFQLAPDRTSSGARELWVTLSGNWETGPLGLMTAGYFRSFRNASPGLDYHDVDEGIFLARPHLFLSEWGGIATEISYQAQQRGVRSQAATPPGQTIAPPSADPVMGGLFRIGLVPFLSPAGKGSYSRPQLRLIYLLTHRDEGARSMYAKDDVYSLREWEHFFGVGVEWWFNAQTTYGG
- a CDS encoding glycosyltransferase family 39 protein; the encoded protein is MTTHPSRRLPRRRTFLVAVTLLALALRLVWNLVVHPPADHIYSDMAGYFERSTALLDAPLRKDPSAAFFPYGTHALFGLVRVLFGRENHAALAVVLAALGASLVPLVSLLSEQLGRGRIAPRAAALVACFYYPWISLGGYYLSELPFTVCVTAAALFSLRLADTGRGRDAFFFGLSVALGATFRPQILLSLPLLFLVWLARRRALPRVRPSHLARALVPVALVLAVSAARFHYHTDRLGLVSANGPLNFAFGRCHAVDIEARSRGYYASFLPPPMGYLDKRDKKDPDAFVRLDPAFGRRLSVRGTMWNPEPFEALARRCVAKTGPLRQARYAISHVVMLWGFNIAWPDSGTEAFRRPMRRALDLHNVLLLPPMLVAFAASFRTHLARHALLSAHLVALALVAMLYFGDVRYRVPYDGIVIALAFEGLPRMLGWVRGLLPRKVRV